In one window of Erythrolamprus reginae isolate rEryReg1 chromosome 1, rEryReg1.hap1, whole genome shotgun sequence DNA:
- the DDO gene encoding D-aspartate oxidase isoform X1 — protein MAKAKIVVVGAGLIGLSTAVYISDSITNCTVTVVADRFSPNTTSDVAAGMLIPHLYPGTPVDQQKQWFRETFDHLLSVCNSSEASEAGIHLVSGWQIFKDIPEDKVPFWSDVVLAFRSMTEKELKKFPQHKYGQAFTTLKCDCPSYLIWLEKRLKENGGQVHTRKIEDLWELHRDFDIVVNCSGIGSRKLTGDLEIYPTRGQVLKIQAPWIKHFIRDGDDLSYIYPGIHNVTLGGIREKDNWDLSPDPISSKNILDRCSALEPSLRTAENIKVRVGLRPSRSAVRVQKEVLTHQCEKLLVVHNYGHGGGGFSVHQGTAKEATQMVKECLETLAMPGCKAKL, from the exons ATGGCCAAGGCAAAGATTGTCGTTGTTGGTGCTGGTCTGATCGGTTTATCCACCGCTGTGTACATTTCAGACTCCATTACAAACTGCACTGTGACTGTCGTGGCTGATAGATTTTCTCCTAACACGACCAGCGACGTTGCTGCAGGAATGCTTATCCCACATCTTTATCCAG GCACACCTGTTGATCAGCAGAAGCAGTGGTTTAGGGAGACTTTTGACCATCTCTTATCCGTCTGTAATTCCTCAGAGGCCTCAGAAGCTGGGATTCACTTGGTATCTGG CTGGCAAATATTTAAGGACATTCCTGAGGACAAGGTGCCATTCTGGTCTGATGTGGTTCTGGCCTTTCGCTCAATGACTGAAAAGGAACTGAAGAAATTTCCACAGCACAAATATGGTCAAGCTTTTACCACACTGAAATGTGACTGCCCATCGTATTTAATTTGGCTGGAGAAAAG GCTGAAAGAAAACGGAGGCCAGGTGCATACGAGGAAAATAGAAGATCTTTGGGAGCTACACCGCGATTTTGATATCGTCGTAAACTGCTCAGGCATTGGTTCTCGAAAACTTACAGGAGATCTAGAGATCTACCCCACCAGAGGGCAAGTTCTCAAGATTCAGGCTCCTTGGATCAAGCACTTCATTCGGGATGGTGATGATTTGTCCTACATCTATCCAGGGATTCACAATGTAACATTAGGTGGGATAAGAGAAAAAGACAACTGGGATTTGTCCCCGGACCCCATTAGCAGCAAAAACATATTGGACAGATGTTCCGCACTTGAGCCTTCGCTTCGGACAGCTGAGAATATAAAAGTGAGGGTGGGCCTGAGACCATCTCGGTCAGCTGTCAGAGTACAGAAGGAGGTACTGACACACCAGTGTGAGAAGTTGCTGGTGGTTCACAACTATGGCCACGGGGGAGGTGGTTTTTCAGTACACCAGGGTACAGCCAAAGAGGCAACTCAGATGGTTAAGGAGTGCCTTGAAACTCTAGCAATGCCTGGGTGTAAAGCAAAGCTGTGA
- the DDO gene encoding D-aspartate oxidase isoform X2 — protein sequence MTEKELKKFPQHKYGQAFTTLKCDCPSYLIWLEKRLKENGGQVHTRKIEDLWELHRDFDIVVNCSGIGSRKLTGDLEIYPTRGQVLKIQAPWIKHFIRDGDDLSYIYPGIHNVTLGGIREKDNWDLSPDPISSKNILDRCSALEPSLRTAENIKVRVGLRPSRSAVRVQKEVLTHQCEKLLVVHNYGHGGGGFSVHQGTAKEATQMVKECLETLAMPGCKAKL from the exons ATGACTGAAAAGGAACTGAAGAAATTTCCACAGCACAAATATGGTCAAGCTTTTACCACACTGAAATGTGACTGCCCATCGTATTTAATTTGGCTGGAGAAAAG GCTGAAAGAAAACGGAGGCCAGGTGCATACGAGGAAAATAGAAGATCTTTGGGAGCTACACCGCGATTTTGATATCGTCGTAAACTGCTCAGGCATTGGTTCTCGAAAACTTACAGGAGATCTAGAGATCTACCCCACCAGAGGGCAAGTTCTCAAGATTCAGGCTCCTTGGATCAAGCACTTCATTCGGGATGGTGATGATTTGTCCTACATCTATCCAGGGATTCACAATGTAACATTAGGTGGGATAAGAGAAAAAGACAACTGGGATTTGTCCCCGGACCCCATTAGCAGCAAAAACATATTGGACAGATGTTCCGCACTTGAGCCTTCGCTTCGGACAGCTGAGAATATAAAAGTGAGGGTGGGCCTGAGACCATCTCGGTCAGCTGTCAGAGTACAGAAGGAGGTACTGACACACCAGTGTGAGAAGTTGCTGGTGGTTCACAACTATGGCCACGGGGGAGGTGGTTTTTCAGTACACCAGGGTACAGCCAAAGAGGCAACTCAGATGGTTAAGGAGTGCCTTGAAACTCTAGCAATGCCTGGGTGTAAAGCAAAGCTGTGA